CAGTTTGAGCATGAACTGAATGGCCGCCTCGTCCCGCTGCTGAATCAGGGTGTGGAGATGTTCGGGCAGGCCGTCGGGAAGGGGCATGGCCGCGAGCTGCTCGCCGTACTCCGCGCGGAGCTGCTCGAACCACTCGGCGTAGGGATTGGTCATGCCTCCAATCTTAACACTGACGCACTCAAGGAATGTAAGCCAGAGAAACCGCTGGCAGGGGAGAGGCGGGGCCTGACTTTGCTGGCCGCGCACCTTTTTCTTTCTCCAATGGTGTTACGCTTCACGCATGACGGCGACCTCTCTTCCTGAATCCCGTGGTGATCAGCCCACTCAGGACATCAGCATCAGTGAATTCGGAGCGCAAAAGGCCCTGGCTATCCTGGCCCAGAGCGGCAAGGAAAATGCGGGCGTGCGCGTCTTTATCAAGAGCGGCGGGTGCAGCGGCTACCAGTACGGCATGGCGATTGACGACCGCGAACTGGAAGGCGACACCATCGTGATGGACCGGGGCGTGAAGCTGCTGGTCGACCGCATGAGCTTCCCGCTGCTGCGCGGTAGCGAGGTGGACTTCGTGGAGAACATGATGGGCGGCGGCTTTACGGTCAACAACCCCAACGCCACCAGTTCCTGCGGCTGCGGCCACTCCTTCCGCACTGACGGTGCCCAGTCCCCCGACGGCGAGGGCAGCGGCGGCTGCGGCAGCCACTGAATCTTCCCCTCCCTTTCTCGCACCACCCGGCAGATTTGGCCGGGTGGTTTTTGCTGGCCCCGGCCTGCACTATCCTGCGGCCATGATCGTGCTTGGCGTGGACCCCGGACTGGCGAACCTCGGCCTGGGGCTGGTGGAGGGGGATGTCCGCAAGGCGCGGCACCTGTACCACGTCTGCCTGACCACCGAGAGTGCCTGGCTGATGCCGCGCCGCCTCCAGTATCTGCACGAGGAGGTCTCGCGGCTGCTGGCCGAGTACCGCCCGGACGCCGTGGCTATCGAGGATCAGATTCTGCGCCGCCAGGCGGACGTGGCCTTCAAGGTGGGGCAGGCGTTCGGCGTGGTGCAGCTGGCCTGCGCGCAGGCGGGCGTGCCCATCCACGCCTACGGCCCCATGCAGGTGAAACGCTCGCTGGTGGGCACCGGCCGCGCCGAGAAGGAACAGGTCATCTATATGGTCAAGGCCAGCCTGGGCATTCGGGAACTCTTCAACAACCACGCGGCCGACGCCCTGGCCCTGGCCCTGACCCACCTGGCCCATCAGCCGATGCAGGCGGCCGCCGCGGCCCGTCTGGCCCGCCGCTAGACGGTTCCCGTGTCCCTGGCACTCGCGTTGTCGGCCGGCCTCACGTTCCTGTGGCTGTGGTTCTTCGTGCGGCGCGACCGGCACCCGGAACCGGCCTGGTTGCTGGCCCGGACCTTCGGCTGGGGCCTGCTGGCGTGGGCGGTGTCGGCGGCCTTCGAGGGCAGCTTCGACCGCCTGGCTCTGCCCCTGCTGGTGATGCTGCTGTCCGCTGTCGTCGAGGAAGGCAGCAAGTTCCTGGCCGCGAGCACGGCCATCAGCGAACACGCCTTCGACGAGCCGATGGATGGTCTGGTCTATGCCGTGACCGCCGCGCTGGGGTTCGCACTGCTGGAAAACGTGACCTATACGCTGGGGTTTGGCCCCCGCGCGGCCACCTGGCATGCCCTGCTGACGACCCTGGCGCACGCCCTTTTCAGTGCGCCGCAGGGCTATGCCCTGGGGGGGCGACATCTGGGCCGGGGCCGCTGGTGGCGTTCACGCGGCCTGCTGCTGAGTATCGCCCTGCACTTCGTCTTCAATGGCCTGTTAACCGGCCGCGCCAGCTGGTTGCAGTTGCTGGCGCTGGGCGCGGCCGTGCTGCTGATGGCCCTGCTCGCCAGCCGCTACTACCTGCACTTCGAGGCCCACGCCCGCGAGAATCCCCGGCTGCCCTGAACTTCCTGGCCTTTCCGGGGGTTACAGCGTGGGATGCCCGGTCTGCCCGGCCACCCAGTGCTGCCCATCCTCGTCGGCCTCGTGCTTCCAGATGGGCAGGTGGACCTTCAGATGCTCGATCAGGAAGTCGCACGCCTCCAGGGCCGCGCGGCGGTGCGGGCTGGCGACGCCAATCAGGATGCTTTCCTCGCCGGGCAGCAGCCGGCCCAGGCGATGCTGCACCATCACCCGCAGTTCGCCGTGGCGGGTCCGGGCCTCGCTGGCCGCAGCGTGCATCACTTTCTCTGCCATCGGTGCGTAGCCCTCGTACTCGATGGCCTCCACCTCCTTGCCCCGGTTCGGTGAACGCACCGTGCCCACGAAATAGGCCTGGGCACCATAGGCAGGCCGAACC
This genomic window from Deinococcus carri contains:
- a CDS encoding crossover junction endodeoxyribonuclease RuvC, which codes for MIVLGVDPGLANLGLGLVEGDVRKARHLYHVCLTTESAWLMPRRLQYLHEEVSRLLAEYRPDAVAIEDQILRRQADVAFKVGQAFGVVQLACAQAGVPIHAYGPMQVKRSLVGTGRAEKEQVIYMVKASLGIRELFNNHAADALALALTHLAHQPMQAAAAARLARR
- a CDS encoding PrsW family intramembrane metalloprotease, yielding MSLALALSAGLTFLWLWFFVRRDRHPEPAWLLARTFGWGLLAWAVSAAFEGSFDRLALPLLVMLLSAVVEEGSKFLAASTAISEHAFDEPMDGLVYAVTAALGFALLENVTYTLGFGPRAATWHALLTTLAHALFSAPQGYALGGRHLGRGRWWRSRGLLLSIALHFVFNGLLTGRASWLQLLALGAAVLLMALLASRYYLHFEAHARENPRLP
- a CDS encoding iron-sulfur cluster assembly accessory protein; the encoded protein is MTATSLPESRGDQPTQDISISEFGAQKALAILAQSGKENAGVRVFIKSGGCSGYQYGMAIDDRELEGDTIVMDRGVKLLVDRMSFPLLRGSEVDFVENMMGGGFTVNNPNATSSCGCGHSFRTDGAQSPDGEGSGGCGSH
- a CDS encoding DdrH, producing MTNPYAEWFEQLRAEYGEQLAAMPLPDGLPEHLHTLIQQRDEAAIQFMLKLAWQFGAQVGYAAGAKQGEAQPAVRPGRVQA
- the moaD gene encoding molybdopterin converting factor subunit 1; its protein translation is MQVNVVFFARLKRESGLETAMLEALEGTTVRGLASQVEQTYGLSLRGCMVAVNETYAAPEQVLRAGDEVAFLPPVAGGADEDTRCEVVTSPLRLEEASAFLVRPAYGAQAYFVGTVRSPNRGKEVEAIEYEGYAPMAEKVMHAAASEARTRHGELRVMVQHRLGRLLPGEESILIGVASPHRRAALEACDFLIEHLKVHLPIWKHEADEDGQHWVAGQTGHPTL